The following proteins are co-located in the Chryseobacterium daecheongense genome:
- a CDS encoding flavodoxin domain-containing protein — translation MLSETKLNVLKQISGEFSRDETIWASGYLAGLAGTPVMATLPPIHTYQPDPITTRKITLAYGTETGNSKKLATGLAGIIKKKGIQVKLADLSQYKPKDLGKEDYFFVIISTQGEGDPPVLAKKFYDYIHENEINLSNLKFGVLALGDSSYPLFCKTGEDVDYRFELLGAKRIVPLKKCDIDYESEAGTWIEHVFEAVQKASEGSLKNASAPKQPSGRRKYKGKISAIINLNDITSEKETYHIEIETEETLNYQPGAALGIMPFNSQEAVDEIIRLTGINSQKQIQTTKLTASVQELLHKHLNISYLLKSVVAQYAKITGHSIPDVRLGLLDLLRIYPVKGPDEFEQVIKILTGQSPRLYSVSSSLEAHGDTEIHITVAKSEFFIDDQKQNGLCSGYLSQFKEGEELEFYIQEAGHFKLPEPEKDIIMIGPGTGIAPFRSFLWERDATGAEGRNWLFFGDRNFISDFLYQSELIDFLKTGTLTHLDTAFSRDTVEKIYVQHKLKQKAQEVFYWLEGGASVYVCGTKDPMSRDVEETLLDIIQDEGRRSRTEAVSYLEEMELSGRYAKDVY, via the coding sequence GAAACAAAATTAAATGTCCTTAAACAAATATCCGGGGAATTCTCCAGGGACGAAACCATCTGGGCAAGCGGATATTTAGCCGGTCTTGCAGGAACTCCTGTGATGGCTACGCTACCACCAATCCATACATACCAGCCAGACCCCATCACTACAAGGAAAATAACCCTGGCATATGGTACGGAAACGGGAAACAGTAAAAAGCTGGCAACAGGACTTGCAGGGATTATCAAGAAAAAAGGAATTCAGGTCAAATTAGCTGATCTCTCCCAATATAAGCCTAAAGACCTTGGTAAAGAAGACTATTTCTTTGTGATCATCAGTACGCAAGGAGAAGGAGATCCACCTGTTCTGGCAAAAAAATTCTATGATTATATCCATGAAAATGAAATCAATCTCAGCAATCTTAAGTTCGGGGTTCTGGCATTGGGAGACAGCAGTTATCCTTTATTCTGTAAAACAGGAGAAGACGTGGATTACCGTTTTGAGCTATTGGGAGCAAAACGTATTGTTCCTTTAAAAAAATGTGATATTGATTATGAAAGCGAAGCCGGAACCTGGATAGAACATGTTTTTGAAGCTGTACAAAAAGCATCAGAAGGAAGTTTAAAAAATGCTTCAGCTCCAAAACAACCTTCCGGCCGAAGAAAATATAAGGGAAAAATATCTGCAATCATCAACCTCAACGACATCACTTCAGAAAAAGAAACCTATCATATTGAGATTGAAACCGAAGAAACCCTTAATTATCAACCGGGTGCAGCTTTAGGGATTATGCCTTTTAATTCACAGGAAGCAGTGGACGAGATCATCCGGCTTACCGGAATCAATTCCCAAAAGCAGATACAAACTACAAAGCTTACAGCCAGCGTGCAGGAGCTTTTGCATAAACACCTTAATATAAGTTATTTATTAAAGTCTGTCGTTGCACAATATGCCAAGATCACTGGTCATTCAATTCCGGATGTCCGTTTAGGTCTTTTGGATCTTCTAAGGATCTATCCGGTAAAGGGACCTGATGAGTTTGAGCAGGTTATTAAGATACTGACAGGACAATCCCCACGTCTGTATTCTGTTTCTTCTTCACTGGAAGCGCATGGTGATACTGAAATTCATATTACGGTAGCGAAATCAGAATTTTTCATTGATGACCAGAAGCAAAATGGTTTATGCAGTGGTTATTTAAGTCAATTTAAGGAAGGCGAAGAGCTTGAATTTTATATCCAGGAGGCAGGACACTTCAAACTGCCTGAACCGGAAAAAGATATCATTATGATAGGACCCGGCACCGGGATTGCGCCTTTCAGATCGTTTCTTTGGGAACGGGATGCCACGGGAGCAGAAGGGAGAAACTGGTTATTTTTCGGGGACAGAAATTTCATTTCAGATTTCCTCTACCAATCGGAACTGATTGATTTCCTGAAAACAGGAACATTAACGCATCTGGATACCGCATTCTCAAGGGATACTGTTGAAAAAATTTATGTCCAGCATAAACTGAAACAAAAAGCACAGGAGGTATTTTACTGGCTGGAAGGGGGAGCATCCGTCTACGTTTGCGGAACCAAAGACCCGATGAGCCGTGATGTAGAAGAAACTCTTCTGGATATCATACAGGATGAAGGACGACGTAGCAGAACCGAAGCAGTAAGCTATCTCGAGGAAATGGAACTTAGTGGCAGGTACGCGAAAGATGTTTATTAA